The Syngnathus acus chromosome 12, fSynAcu1.2, whole genome shotgun sequence genome contains the following window.
GCTTCAGGTTCCTCAGGCTGATGGTTCCCGACTCGTCGTCGTCAAAGAGCCGGAAGGCCTTCAGGATCTCCTCCTTGGGGTCGCGCTGCTGGATCAATCCGCTCACTGCGCGCGCACCGACGCAAGTCAGCGTGGACTCTGCCTATGCatgggtggaggggggggtaCACTCACCTACTTCATTGAAGTCCTCAAAGGATATTTTGCCCGTTTTGCGCGTGTCATAGTCCTTCAGGATCTGCATGACATCCACCTTCTTCACCTCAAAGCCCAGCGCTCGCATCGCCACCTGACGGCCAAACAAAGGACCAGAGAGAAAATGTTCACATATGATCAATGATTGGtccgaattttttttttggaaggacCAGTACAAGTAATGTTTTGGTGTCAAAAGAGCTCAAGTTAAGtgaaagtcccaatgatcgtcacacacgcacacatcgaGTCACCTTCAACTCGTGGTAATCAACTTCATTGTCTTTGTCCGTGTCAAAGAGCTCAAAGGCTTCCCGAATTTCGCGTTTCTGCTCATTGCTCAgctccttcctcttcttccgtTTGTTCTTGTCTTCAAACACGTCACTGGTGCTGCAACACGACACCATAAAAACACAGCAGACATATTATTTCAGGGTCGACCTTTGcaggagccccccccccaaaaaaaacccagcacCAACACTTTCTGTCATTGAGGTTTAAACAGTGCAATGTAATTGAGATGACCTTTTGACATTGGGACAAAAAAGGTGCAACTCCAATCCCAATTTTAGTGTTAATCCGTGAGCCTTTGCGGCCAGTTTCTGGTTCGCTGCGCATCCACGGGCACAAATCCGCCCCAAATGGACACTGGTTCCGACCCCAAAACTTCGCACGCGTGCAACATGAAGCGTGAATGAAGCCATTCATTCACGCGTGCACCATGAAGCGTGAATGAAGCCATTCATGTCTCACATTTGCGTGACGTCTGCGTCCTCGCGGTCTTCACTCATCGTTCTCCCAGCGAGTCAACTTAAAGTTTCGCCTCATTTATGTTGTGGCGCAGGTTGACTACAAATCGCCCGCCCGCTGTTTGTCCAACGTGACGACATTGTGACATGAACACATTTGTTCTCATCCGGCAACGTCTGCTTGATGTCAGCCACACATAGCGAGCTAGCAGGCTAGGCTAACGTTAGCTTCCGTCAGCGGCGTCAGAGAGGCGCTCATCTTAGCTTCGCTTGACGTCACCATACTGCATATAGCGTCACCTTGACCTACCCGGACTCGCTCATGCTGGCGGCTTTGGTGACGCTCACGAGGCCACGTCGCGTTTAAAGTCGAAACATTCtcccaaacaaaaagcaacacaaacGTCGCCATTGAGCGCCCGGCCAGAAAGTCATTTGTCCGCGCTCGATTGGAGCTTTCCTATTGGTCGACAAGTCACTAGACTACAATGCGAAAAGCCCCGATTGGTCCGTGGCGAGGAAATAAgcgagggggcggggcggggcagTCCGCGCAAAAAGTTAGTTTCGTCTCCAGCATATGACGTCATCGTATACGTATTCTCCGAGTAGGgatgaaaatacatttaaaaaagaaataaaaataacactttaTACACACTATTATCAGATCAGTCCGTTACGTTTCCAGCATGACGTCATCATATACGTATTATCATCGAGTAGGGAtggaaatacatttaaaaagaaaataaaaataacactttaTAGTTGATACACACTATTAATATTTTGGGATGACGTTCCCACGGGCGCTTGACACCTTCGTTCTGCGTCGCCTGCGTGGACCGGATAGGAACCTGCATTCCGGGAAAGTCCAGCCGTTCGCTTCCTTTTTCCACTCATTTTGTGGGGGTTGATAATGAAGATaagtgttgattttttttaaatttattttttttattgccacgCAAGTATAACACAAAAGTAATTTATTTCTACACACGCCCAAGACAAAGACCAAGTAACTCCCAACTGAAATATAGTGTGCACGTGGTTGGGCACGCGCACGTCGATCGGCTGACCGAACCCCGCCCTGAGTGACCCCCTGTCCtcaaaaagaaatccaaagTGTGGAAAGGTAGTCTTTGTGCTCCATGGCGAGTCTGTTGGGAACTTGGCACCGCTCCCATTCTGCTCTCTTGCATGTTGCCattctccttccttccttccttccttccttccttccttccttccttccttccttccttccttccttccttccttccgtcaCGCCTCATTGGTGCTAttgcgtttttttgttttttttaactccacTCAATGGTCATTCTGTCGCGTTTGAGTTGACGCCGTGCGGTCTAAATGGCCCGCCGACGGCTGACCTTTATCAAAACTGCCGCCTCGACCTTCCGCAGTAAAGGTCACTGAGCGAGTAAGACCTCGTCTGTCTACTCGCGGCATTTGCTCTGTTCAAGCGCGACGACTTGacctctttctctttttcaccAAAGCTCTTGTGTATTCGGACGTCGAAAAAGTCCTTTGGCGTCAAGAATGTGCATGGCGGGACATGTCAGCAATGTTTCAGAGTGCTGCCCAAGATTTCGGAACATGGGGCCCACGTAGAGGAGACCCAGAATGGAAAAGTCGGCCCACGTAGAGGAGACCCAGAATGGAAAAGTCGGCCTCGCGAGCTCGTTTCAACGCTTCTGCAAAGTCAAAACGTCGGCCTTTTTGGTTCCCATTTTGGAGAtggacaaagacaaacatttgttctgagtgcaagcaaagtgacaagaAATTGGATTTGGTGACAGAAAACGGCAAAGTCTCACAAGTCCACCTTTTTTAGTAAGGTGATCAACGCCCTTTCTCACACCTTGGTTGTGTTTGGATTTGTAGCTccgcccccaccccccgcacttctccctcctccccctttCCATCTGCGCGTCACTGAcccgttcgttcgttcgttcgttcgttcgttcgttcccTTACCAGTTGTCCTCAATCGCATCTTTGCCATCAGAGaggacgccgccgccgccgccgccgccgcatgcGCTTTCTTCATCCACACAGCAGGTAAAGTAAGACATTGCTTTTGACGTGCACATCTGGAAATGTGATGCACACCTGACTCACGTAGACATCAGAAGCGCAACTTGAAGGTCTTGCTTTGTCACAGTGAGATGACAAATGAACTCGGTAATATGCGGTAGACGTTCAGGGAGAAAGAAGAGTGCATGGCAGCTTCGATACCTTTCATTGCTCTCCTTCCAAAGTCGAAATGGTGCAAGCCTTCCTCCGGTTTTGCCCAGCTCTGCCGacggctcttttttttccttccaaaaaatgtccctttttttctctgcGTCGTGGTCGTGATGACTCTTTTCAATCTGAATCGCAATCCGTTGAAAATGGTCACTTTGACTGCAAAAACGAGATACTGTTAAACGGTTGAGTTTGTATTCTCTCtgaatataatataaacaatatCACACTTTCCGATGGACGAGAAGCTTTGTCAAGTGAAGTCAAGTGACAAGCAAGTCCTTGTTGGTCTCCGAGACCCGGTGGCTCAGTCCACCCGTTCACgtgcacgtgcacacgcacacaccattGAGTCCAattgatccccccccccataaaaACTTTGCGCTGAGTCGGCGCAGTCCCGCGCGGCGTGTAATCCAGAACACGTGTGTTTGCGTAAAGCCTCACACGCAAGTTCACAAGGTTGCGCTCCACATCAACCTTGTGGAGGAGACAGGCCGTTTTTGGAAATTGCCTAGGGGGCCTCTCTTGAAATACTCTTGGAGCGGCCCTGGCTCCAACTCGATGAAAGCGTCTTTGGCCGTCTTATTTTGCAGTGAACCGAATCTGCGAGTGGCGACCGACGATGAGCGGCGCCATCCGTGCGCTGATGTTGGCCTTGCTGTGGCTGAGCGCGGCCGATGGCTTCCGATCGTTTTCTCCCGAGCCGGACTTTTCCCCGAACGTCCACGAGACGGGTGAGGCATTTTTCTTTGAGTCGGAGTTTTTGCGCCGCGTTTTTCTTTGCGCGCGCACGTTAGCGGGCGCTTGTCCCACCACAAGAAGGATGAACACAATGACTGGAATTGCGACACGAATTCATGATCCTTCCTTGCAATCGAACCTTTAGCAGACTTTTCTACAAATTCAACTTGTTTCGCAAGCCACCGCGgccaaaaaatgatttgtccCATTTGTGTATCGGTGCGCGGCAGATAAGGCGCAGCCGGCGCTGtccgtgacgtcacagccttCCCGAGTGTTGTCACGGCGCGGCGGCAACGCCACCTTACCTTGCACCGTCCGCCGGGACGGGTGGCCGGCGCCCGATGAAAAGATGAGGATCAAGTGGACCAAGCTGACGTCCGGCTTGCTGACGGAGGTCGACGCGTTGCTTGCCAAACACTTCTTTGCCTTCTTCGGGTGTGCTCGGTCACGTGAGTCCGTGTCTGACCACAGGTGGATGTTTTGGCCGCCGCCGAGCAGCACAAGAGAAGCTACGGAAGTTTCCACGGCCGCGTGCGCCTGCGGAGCGCTTCCGCTTGGGACGCCTCGCTGGTCATCGATGACATCACTTTGGATGACTACGGAAGCTACAAATGTGAGGTCATCGACGGGCTGGAGGACGCCGCGGCGGTCGTGTCGCTCGACCTGGAAGGTGAATCGTCCACTCTGCAATTTAATGCGTGCGCAAACTGCTGGCTGGGGCTGCAAATGGGGAAAGAAAGGGCTGACCTGgcagtggcggcggcggcacttCTTTGTGGGCTGGTCACGTCTACTCAATTTCATGCGGCTAGGTGAAGCTTTGGGGGCCACTGAACATGCCACATGTCCAGCCTTCGCCTTTTGAAGGGGCCCAATTGCGGACCGCATTGCAGGGCTGGTGTTCCCGTATTCCCCCCGGCTGGGCCGCTACAACCTCAAGTTCCGGGACGCCGAGCGGGCCTGCCGGGAGCAGGACGGCGTGGTGGCGTCCCCGGAGCAGCTGCGCGAGGCTTGGCGAAGGGGCCTGGACTGGTGCAACGCCGGCTGGCTGAGCGACGGCTCTGTGCGCTACCCCGTCACCTCCCCCAGGGAGCCCTGCGGCGGGCAGAACACGCCGGCGGGCGTGCGCAGCTACGGCCAGAGAGACAAAGACTCGAGCCGCTTTGACGTCTTCTGCTTCACGTCGCACTACAAAGGTGAGCTGCTGATTTGGCCGGCACGAAAACAGCGCCCCGTGTGGTCACGCTGCCGCCTCCCCTCCCTGCAGGTGATTTCTACTTCCTACCGCGGGTGGGCAAGCTGACGTACggcgaggcggcggcggcgtgccGGCGGGACGGCGCCCGGCTGGCCACCGTGGGCCACATGTACGCCGCCTGGAAGCTGGCCGGCTACGACCGCTGCGAcgccggctggctggccgaCGGCAGCGTCCGCTACCCCGTGGCCAGGCCCCGCCCGCGCTGCAGTCCCGCCCGCCCGGCCGTCGGCTTCCTCGGATTCCCCGACAAGAAGCACAAGCTGTACGGCGTCTACTGTTTTGGGCCCGGACGCTGGGCGGCACGCCGTGACCAAGGCGCTCGCTAAAAGGCACCACGCGTGGACAGAACACACTCACGCAAGACAAAAACACCCATTGACCGACCCAAAGgaacgcgcgcacacactggaaagaaaaagaaaaaaaaaaaacaacctaagACGATTCTCTCACCGAGTGTTTTGCGTTCTTTTGCTCCGACGTCATTCATGGTGTATTCatggatccatccatccatccatcacaaaACAAcgtgcatccatccatccatccatccatccatccatccatccatccatccatccatccatccatccatccatccatccatccatccatccatccatccatccatccatccatacatacatacatacatacatacatccatacatccatccatccatccatccatccatccatccatccatccatccaaacgcccatccacccacccacccatccgGTAATTGGAGGGAGAGGCGCTTTAATGCACAGTAAAATTGGAAGGCATTAATAAACGAAACAATATAGCAAGAGAGGATTGTCTTAATTCGCCACTTGGCGTGTCAAATGTCACCATCCCGGCGCCGACAGCGAGTTCCGCAAGCGCCGCGCTGTCCGTCGTCCCTCTGCCGCCCGCCGGTCACGATCGGTCGCCGCGCGGTGGAGGTGAACGACGAGCGCGTCGCCCGTCGTCTGTGCGGGAACTTGCGCGTGATAGGTCGCCGCTGAGAGGAAATACAAGACAGAGTGAGAACGCAGACCGAGCAAGTTTTCGACGAGGTCACAGCCCTTAACCTTGTTGCTTTGACAATTTCAGCTTCTCCAATTgggatcatcatcatcttcaaaggtttgcttttactttggacaTTCCCTGAGCAAGCCTGTACTGTACCTCAGTCAAAGTTCATTTTGCCCTTGCTCcagttttgtgtttcttttgggGCTGCCTTTCAATGAGCTTGCATGGGAAAGGATGATTGGAGATTGGCGCTCTGAAACCACTCCTACCACTATTGCCCAGCAGGAGGCGCCCTAATCTCCGCCTCCATGGTACTCACGGCTGACACAGGCCACTTTGGGGACTTCCCATCGGCCGTCGGAGCGGCAGCGGACGGCGGGGGCGCCCCTCTGGACCAAGCCCGGCTTGCAGCGGTAGCGCGTCATGGCCTTGACCTCGTAGCGGAAGCGCCGAGGACCAAACACGCGGGCATCCTTCACGGCGGGCGGCGGCCCGCACCACACTGCGGgtaggaggggggggtgaggCAGAGCGTGGCGGCGCCTGCGGCACCTGCGGCACCTGCGGCACCTGCGGCCTTCTTGCAGGTGAAGCCCAGGCGGTAGTTGCACGGGACGTCGTTCCAGCGGCCGCTGTCGTGCCAGATGAGGACGGCGCAGTCCTCGCCGGAGCGGAAGAAACTGTCGGGCTGGTTGGGGCGCCAGTGCTCGAATCGCTGCGCAGGCAAACAAACGTCGACATCATTCGCCCCGTGGGCGTCTTCGCTCGTCGCTGGCTAATACGGAGCCCCGAACTGGTCATATTTGAGCCGATGGAGTCGGCCAACGTAACTCACCAGGGGATTGCCGTCGATCCAGCGGAAGTCTTTTTCAAACATCTTGTCGCTGAGGCCGATCCACTGGTAGTCGCCGGCCAGACCTGCGTGCGCGCAGCAAGTCGGAATTGCCACCGGGCCGGGACAAAGCGGCGGGCGGACGGCGCCACTCACCATTGACAAAGTGTTGCTCTCGCAGCGACAGGATGCTGGCCAGGTGAGCGGCGTGGACGCGGCACTCTTGCTCGGCCGCGTGCCAGCTGCGACGCTGGTGGAAATGTTTGTAGCAGTGAGACTGGAACTTGTGCCAGCCGGGGCCGCACGGCCCCGGGGGGAGCTGTTGGAGGCCCGCCGACGGCGAGGTGGACTCCTCCTTTTGATCGGCGGGCTCAGCGGGGTCCGTGTCAAGCCAGATGGCAGCTGGGGGGCCTTCCGTCGCAGCGTCTCCAAAGTCCGGCGTCAGATGAACCGGGACGCCTGGTAAAAAGTGTCCCGCGACAGGAGCTCCGTGCTCCCCCGAAGCCTCCCCGTCCCCCGGCGTCTGGCCGGCATCTGGGCCCGAGGTGGACGCCTGCGCAGCCTCGGCGTGGACCCCGGCGTCCCGCCTCGCCGTTTCTGAGAGCAACGAGGGACCCCCGAGTTGCACGTCCTCCGTGCTGGAGTCCCAGGATGAGGCGGAGGGACTGGCCCGCCTCGTCGCTGACGCTGCGGCCGGGAAGTCGGACGGATGGCCCAGACGGTAGGCGTCCGTCACGCTGGGCTCCTCGGACGGCGTCGGGCCGGCCTCCTCCGCCGACACCCCAACGGGGGCGGCGCTCTCCCCTCGCGCCTCCTCCGGCGCTCGCGCGTCAAACATCACCTGATTGGATGACGTGCGGGAAATTTCAAAACACCGCCACGTCAAGTCAAAGCACATACATTTGCAGTCCGGCGATTGCAACTTTGACCTACTTTCTGAGGgagcgttttttgttttgttgtttttttggttttgttttatttgtcatgAAAGCCCTACGTTCGTACGATGCGTTTGGTGCCATCGACGAAGCCGACGGTCGGCAGCGGCGCTTCCGCGGCATGGGGGTCGAGGACCGGCGCGTCCATCCAAAGCGAGCGGTCGGTAGCCACAGCGCTGCTCCCCGCGGGTGAGTTGAGGAACTGCAGGATGCGGTCGACTGAACAAAAAGGTGGAAACACTGATTGCAGACTTGActggaaatacatttttgatgaCTACAAAAAGAAAGTGACAAACAAATGCTGATGAAACCAATCCAGTTGCTGCAACGTGATAATGTCGACAACATCAAATATGCATGGAGTTGCTCAGGGTACCCTTCTAGGTCCAGGCAATTTTGACGACAACAACACTCCACGAGTTAGTTTAACCACTGGAAAATACAGCGCAAGTCGCATTCAATTCAAACGCTCATTGATCGGCATGGGTCGTCCGGGCCTACCCGATTGATTTTTGTCCTGCACGTTGACCACGATGACGTGGAGCGGTGGCTCCAGCGTGGACCGGTGGCCCTCGCCGGGTAGAGCTACCGATCGGGCCGGAGCTTCCTTTTTGAAGACCGAGGCTGGGAAAAGCGGCGCTCGAGTCACGCCCTCCACTTGCGGGTCGGTGCCGCCCGAGGCAGCCCAGCGGAGCGGCCGCGTCGTGGCCGCCGGAGAAGGCGGCTCCGCCTGCGTCGGCCGGTTCTCCGTAATGACGTCATCGCGCGACACCGGACGAAGAGTGACGGGATTCGTTTGACGCTCAGAGAAGTCCGAAGTGCCGCCGGGTTGCGGTGGAGCTGTTAACGTGGCTTCTGGTAGCTTGGCtgcagaagaggaagagagaaTTTCAACTTCAAGAgggaccattttttttttagctttacgTTCAAAGTAAACAATTGCAAAACGACGGGAGAAAGGTGTTCAAAAGCTGCCGAGTTGCTCGGTACCAGAACCTCCGACGACGTCGGCCAAAGTCAACAGCGGCGCTCACGTTCCTCCTGCGTCAGCTCACATTCACCTCGACAGCGCATGTTTGTGCTGGAAAAAATAACGTCACGGCGGGTTCCAGAGGGTATCGGCGCTATTCCTCAGACGGCGCTAACCGTAAAAGGACAAAAGGCagcggtgcactgcttccagACAGACGCCCGTCCGGCCGGcccttctgttttgtttttggcccCGCTCGGTCAATCGGCCTCAAAGAGGCAAACGAGACGCTGTTGATTCCGACGCTTTTGCCCCTCAAACTTGGATTGAATTTCCACGCGAGCGACAAACCTTGTGCAAAGGTCACCTTTGAAGCAGTAGGCTCCGTGCCTGTCCTGCGGGTCCGGGTACCCCGTCTGGTCGTGGCCCTTGTAGAGCGTGTGGACCCCCAGCTGGCCGCCGCCGCACTGCGGGCGGGGAACGGTGACGGGGTAGCGGACGCTGCCGTCCGACAGCCAGCCGTAGTCGCATCGGTTCAGGCCCGCCGCCCAGGCGGCCAACAGTTGCCCGGGCGACGCTAACGCCGCTTGGTGCTTCCGGCACTCGCCCGCCGCCTCCTGCAGGGTCAgcttgccgccgccgccggccagCGGGTAGAAGACCTCCCCTGAATGGAATGCAAACATCAACGGTGAGCTCCAGCATTGGACACAATCAGCAGCCcatttcatttgacttttcaGCTGTTGGCCTTGGGGTGGGTAAGCACATTTTTTGCCACTCCAAAGAGTAGCGGAGTTTACCGTCTAGTTTGTCAACGTAGCAAAAGACGTCGTATTTCTCGCTAGCTCTTCGGACGCCGTACGTGCGCACGCCAGGCCGACTCTTCAGGTCGCCTTCGCAGCCCGGTCGGGGTTGCCTGATGGGATATCTGGAAGAGAAAGGCGCAAGGAGTATTTTAGCGGGCCCGCCCACAGAAGATCCCggccggacggacggacggccaCCTGACGGTGCGGTCGGCGAGCCAGCCGGCGTCGCAACGCTCCAGCCCGTCGTGGAAGGCAGCCGTCAGTTGCTCCGGCGTGGCGATGGCGGCGTCCGCCGACCGACAGGCCTCCGCCGCGGCCTGGAAGTCCAGGGAATAGCGGCCCGTGCTGGCCCGGTAGTGGAAGACCGCACCTGGCGCAAGCGCACACCTTGCTCAACATTTGGCgctcaaggggggggggggggggggggtggccaCATCGCGTAGCCGCCGGCTAGTCTTTGGTCTCACCGGGCCAGGCGACACAGACTCACCCCTGACGCTGAGGGTGGTGGCGCCGCCGCGCCGCTCCTCCATCCCTCGGGCCACCTCGCATCGGTAGCGGCCGGCGTCGCTCGCCCGCAGCCCGACAATGGCCAGGGCGGCCTCGCCGTCGGGCAAGGACACACGGCCCGCAAAGTCCTGGGCCACCTTCACGGCGCCGCCCCGGGCCACCACGACCACCTTTTCGGCGCCAGACTCCACGCGGGTCCATTTGACCCTCGGCTTCTCGGCAGCGAGCGCCGGAGCGGTCAATTGGCAGGGGAGCAGGACCGTGCCCGCCAACGAGGCCTCCACGTGCCAGCTGTGCTCCGTTTTGTCCGCCGCTGCGACGGCAATTTTGACTTCGAATGACCAGCGGCAAAAAATCAAACGCTTTTTCTCTTCCAAAGAAACTTTCAAGTCACCTGCATGGGGCCGGGCAGAGGACGCGCACAGCGGAGGCAGCAGGATGGCCAGAAGCAGAAGCATCCCACCCAGGACAGACGCGGGTCGCCGGCCGTAAGACAGGCCCGTCTTGGAGGACTTTGATGGATACAGGCCGCAGCCCTGCCGCATGTCACGTAAAAGAAGTGCTTTGCCGCTCTCTTGTGGCACCGATTAGCCACACTTACACACTCGGTTGCTGCAAATCACTAGCTTTGTCGAAATGCAACTCCTCCTCACTCACTCCACGTGAAGTTGCTCCATTTAATTCCAGCCAACGTCGCTCCAAAATGGTGGCAAAGCACCAAGCGTTTGCATCAAACGAGGCCCTGGATGACACAACAAGCAAGGCGCTACTTTGAAAATCGGACTCTTTTGGCAAATaacagaagaaagaaaacttttGCAAATCCCCGCAAGTGCACCGGAAAAGGAGAGAGTTGTGTCAACATTTAGTATGACCGAACGAGAACTGTGCGACTGCGAGAACCTGCGGCCAAAGCAGTTGAGGTCATTTGGCAAAATATGCATGTTGCGTCACGGATCTTTTGTTTGCTTCAGCTGGGATGCATCTTTGGGGAGTCGCCGCATGCGAGCTGGGAAATTGTCATCCGGCCAAAAACCACACGTGAAGCGCAGCaggaaaatcatttcaaaaaagaCGTCCGAAGGCTCGGCCGGCGGGGAAGAATCCCACTCACCTTCAGGAGGTGGCTGAGGCGTGCGCTCCACGGGCTGTCGCGCGgctccttcctcctccgctCCAGCCAGCCAagtgagcggcggcggcgcgcaCACGGCGCCAAGCCTAGTCCAcgggggcgggcgggcgggcgggtcCGACAAGAGAGGGCGGTGAAAACAAAGAGCCCAACAGGCCTGGCCACTTTTTATTCGAGTAACAATCATTCCGCTGCAGCGCACCGTCCCAACGTCCAAGGCTAAAGTCCCGGATGGACAGACGTCTACAAAAGCTGCTTCTTCTCATCCATCTTGCGGCTGTCACAAGTCCTCAAAGAGGTCCTCCACTTcttctgccgccgccgccggctgctgctgctgactgGCTGCCGCCGGGGAGTCGCTCCTGCTACGCAagcgaggaaggaaggaaggaagcaaggaaggaaggaaggaaggggagCAGGTCAGTGGGACGACGGGACTCGTTCCTTCTGAGAGAGGAAGTGGAGCGTGTGGTTTGCAAAGACCTCTACCTTGCGTGCGCTCGCTCAACGGCCGCCTCCAAGGCTCCCGGGCGGCGGCGGAAGTGCCGCTTGCGACTGGGCGCCACGTCGGCGAGGTCGATCAGGCTGTCGTCGCACGGGCCAGGAGAGCGCGCCCCTGAAAACAGCAAGCCGCACGTTCAGCGCGACAGACAAGTCCGAAACGGCTCCGACGCTCTGGGTTAGCTATCCGGAGGTCCACCCAGACTGAAATCAAGCGTACCGCCGGAAGATGCAacggccggcggcggcggcggcgccaccGCGTCTCCCTCCGCCTCCTCAGCCGCCCGCTCTCGCTTCTCGCCGCTCCTGCCGAGGACGCAAAGTATCGGCCGTGACCGGACGTGGGCGCTCCGAAGGGTGGGCGAGCGAACGGCGTACCCGGCTTCCCGGAGCTGCTCGAGCGTCTGTCGCAGGCCGCGCATCTTGGCTTTCTTCTCGTTGAGGACGTGAAGAAAGCGAGCGTAAAGCTCCGCCTCCAGGGCCTCCTTACCGCTGGCGTAGCGCTCcaacctgaaaaacaaaactgcagTGAACAAAATGCAGGCAGTGCAGCCAGGACAGCGACGCCTGGAGGAGCTGGCTGTACGGGCGGGCCTGCGCTCAGGACGCCGCGTCATGGCAGAGACGCTAAGTATTTACTCGGCGCCGGAGCGGACATGTTCTCGTCGCAGCCGTAGGTTGTGCTCCCGAAGCTCCCGGTTGTGCCGCTCCAGAGAAGTGGCTCTCTCCAGACTGCGGGTCAGCAGAGCCCCGACAATCTGCTCGGGCTCGGTGACGGGCCCGAGCCGTGTCGAGCCTAGCCTGAACTGCCGTGTGACAACGAAGAGACGGTGAAACGGCCAGCCCCGCGACACCGCGAGACTCGTTTGAGTAGTGGCGCCCGCGCACTGATCGGGGTCACCGCCTCACCGAGATGTCCTTCTGCACTTTGTCGTAGGTCAGTGTGAGGGCGCCGTCGGGCGTGGCCGGCGCCAGGGCGAAGCGGTAAGAGTGGACGCCCGCCTCCCCCGTCAGCGCCTCCCGCAGGTCCTGGACGTACTTCTCCGTGGACATCTCCAGTTCAGCCGCCTCCTGGCGCACCGACGCCTCGCTCGCTGGGAAATTAGAAGAGCCGACAGTGATTCACTGATAAAATGATCGATTCGCAAAAAATAGTGGATGGCGACGAGTTCATGAAAGTTGGAGACGGAGGACCGGAGGAGGACCGGAGGACCGACCTTCGCCACTCCAAGCGTGTCGTCCGTCGCTGAGCAGCAGCTGGAAGCCATAGGCCAAGCCC
Protein-coding sequences here:
- the xrcc4 gene encoding DNA repair protein XRCC4 isoform X1; its protein translation is MHSSVREIPLSSEPDSSYFLRVDESGRGLAYGFQLLLSDGRHAWSGEASEASVRQEAAELEMSTEKYVQDLREALTGEAGVHSYRFALAPATPDGALTLTYDKVQKDISFRLGSTRLGPVTEPEQIVGALLTRSLERATSLERHNRELREHNLRLRREHVRSGAELERYASGKEALEAELYARFLHVLNEKKAKMRGLRQTLEQLREAGSGEKRERAAEEAEGDAVAPPPPPAVASSGGARSPGPCDDSLIDLADVAPSRKRHFRRRPGALEAAVERAHASRSDSPAAASQQQQPAAAAEEVEDLFEDL
- the xrcc4 gene encoding DNA repair protein XRCC4 isoform X2, coding for MHSSVREIPLSSEPDSSYFLRVDESGRGLAYGFQLLLSDGRHAWSGEASEASVRQEAAELEMSTEKYVQDLREALTGEAGVHSYRFALAPATPDGALTLTYDKVQKDISFRLGSTRLGPVTEPEQIVGALLTRSLERATSLERHNRELREHNLRLRREHVRSGAELERYASGKEALEAELYARFLHVLNEKKAKMRGLRQTLEQLREAGSGEKRERAAEEAEGDAVAPPPPPAVASSGGARSPGPCDDSLIDLADVAPSRKRHFRRRPGALEAAVERAHARSDSPAAASQQQQPAAAAEEVEDLFEDL